One Prinia subflava isolate CZ2003 ecotype Zambia chromosome 17, Cam_Psub_1.2, whole genome shotgun sequence DNA segment encodes these proteins:
- the LOC134559493 gene encoding non-structural maintenance of chromosomes element 1 homolog, with protein sequence MADNMTDAHRRFLQFMMSKEIVEGSEAGKMHQRCCETDNVYYEHDKLDDFIGTINSKLQPLSMQIRKGVSQDDGTTHYALVNLAENEIAKMASDYTQRELQFLRKTMELILSSEKGFVSSEDIFNMATQLGTKKMKKKKAEQALKVFVEDKWLSEKNGEYTLHTRFVIEMEEYILRNYQDVAKKCAICDSLAIQGQGCESCGIRVHLPCATKYFRGHSVASSTPL encoded by the coding sequence ATGGCAGATAACATGACTGACGCTCATCGAAGGTTCTTGCAGTTTATGATGTCTAAGGAGATAGTAGAAGGATCAGAGGCCGGAAAAATGCACCAGCGCTGCTGTGAAACTGATAACGTTTACTACGAACACGACAAACTGGATGATTTCATTGGCACTATTAATAGCAAACTGCAGCCTTTGTCCATGCAGATACGGAAAGGAGTGTCACAAGACGATGGGACAACACATTACGCTCTAGTGAATttagcagaaaatgaaattgctAAAATGGCATCTGACTACACACAAAGGGAATTACaatttttgagaaaaacaaTGGAGCTAATACTTTCATCAGAAAAGGGCTTTGTCTCatctgaagatatttttaacATGGCTACCCAACTTGggacaaagaaaatgaagaaaaagaaagcagaacaagCGCTGAAAGTTTTTGTGGAGGATAAGTGGCTCTCTGAGAAAAATGGAGAGTATACTCTGCATACTCGTTTCGTAATTGAAATGGAAGAGTACATTCTCAGGAACTACCAGGATGTGGCAAAGAAATGTGCCATCTGTGACAGTCTCGCCATCCAGGGCCAAGGATGTGAATCCTGTGGAATTCGAGTGCACTTACCTTGTGCCACAAAGTACTTCAGAGGCCATTCAGTCGCGTCAAGCACACCGTTATAA